The Mycobacterium haemophilum DSM 44634 sequence TATGACCTCGACGACCTGCTGGCCGGGTTGCGCGCCGACGGTGTGCACGGTGAAGTCGTCGCCGTTGACTACGAATTCCAGGCGGGGGGCAACCAAATGCTCGTTTGCACTCGCGCTGACGTGGCCACCCGAGTTTCGTAAGTCGCAGGTGGCGGTCGCGCCTCAGTATCCCTTTGACCTCAGGTATTTAGCGAGCGTCTCGATGCTGTCCGGGGTTCTCGGCCCCTCCACGAGTGCGGCGTAGGGGAGGGGCACAAAGTTGCCCTCCCGGACCGCGGTGGTCGAGGCCATCAACGGCTGCGCACGCAGTTGCGCGATCTTTGCCGCCGGGGTGTTCTTCGGTCCGAGTCCATAGTCGACGAGGACGATAACCTGCGGATCATGTTGCGCTGCAGCCTCCCACGACGTGGTTACCCATGAGTCGTGCAGCCCCGCGAAGACGTTGTCGCCGCCGGCGGCGTCGATGATCGCCTGCGGCGTCGCGGTGCCACCCGCGGTGAACGGGGCGGGTGACGCGCTGTCGAAGACGAACACTCGCGCCCGTTTTGGGGGCACTTGTGCGCAGACCTCAGCGACACGGTACCGATACTGCGCTACCAGCTTCGCGGCGCGGTCCGCGACGCCGAAGATCGCTCCCAGATTCGTAAGGTCGGTGTAGAGGGCATCCAGCGGCGGCATGATCCCGCGGTGTGTTCCGCCCGGCTGCCGACACGCTTCGGTCAGCTGATACGGCACGGCGCCAATGCTATTGACCCAGTCGGGCGTGACGCCGGTGGACTCGTTGAACCCGTAGTTCCAGCCGGCGAACACCAGATCTGGGTCTGCAGCCTGGATCACCTCGCGCGTGAACGCGGTGCCAAGCGACCGAACGTGATCGAAATCGCTGCGCCAGGGCGAAGTCTGGTAGTCGACGTGCTTGCCGTCGTAGGTGGTGTAGCCGACCATCCGGTCGTTGAGTCCGAGCGCGAACAGCAACTCGGTGATCCCGGTGTCGTTGGTTATCGCGCGGTTCGGCGGTGACGGGACCGTCAGCGGCGCGCCGCAGTTCGTCACCGTCGTTCCTCGGGCGTCAGTCGGCGACGCGGCTTCCTGGATCGTCGCACCGCAGCCGGCGCTGAGCACCGCCACCGTCAACAGGGCTAGGAGTCGCCTCATGTCCATTCCTCTTCGTCGAAGATCAGCTGCGGCACCTGCAGGCGGGGGTGCTCGATCACATGTGCGCGCACACCGAACCAGCGACGCAGCGTCTCGACGGTCAACACCTCGCGTGGTGTGCCGGAGCACACGACCTCGCCTGCGGCGAGGACGTGGATGCGGTCGCAGAACTGACCTGCGAGGTTCAGGTCGTGCAGTACCGCGACGACGGTCACTCCGAGGTCGCGCGCCGCGCGGAGCACGGTCAGTTGGTGTCGCACGTCGAGGTGGTTGGTGGGTTCGTCAAGCACGAGCACGCGCGGTTCCTGCGCGAAAGACCGGGCGATGAGGACCCGCTGGGCTTCGCCGCCGGACAGTGTCCCGAATGGCCTGTCCGCCAACCCCTCCGCCCCAGCCGCTCGCAGCGCAGCGGTGCACGCCGCACGGTCGGCGGCGGGGCCGTCGCGATGTGGGAGCCGCGCGGTGGCGACCACTTCGCGCGCGGTGAAGCCAATGTCGAAGGGCGCCTGCTGGGTTACGACGGCCACGCGACGGGCGTTCTCGCGCAGGCTCACCGCCCGCACGTCGACCGCGTCGACGGTGACAGCGCCGCGCTCGGGCGCCAGCGAGCGGTACAGACAGCGCAACAGCGTCGACTTGCCGCTCCCATTGGGGCCGACGATGCCAACGAACGCCCCGGCGTCGGCAGCGAGAGTGGCCTCGCGCACGATCTTGAGGCCGTCGATCGCGACGTCGACTCCGGTGTATTCGACCCGCATTAGGCCCCCGCTGCCCCAGCAAGCTTCCGCCGGAGGAGCACCACGAACAGCGGTACCCCCACCGCCGCCGTGATCGCGCCGATCGGAAGCTCCTGCGGCGGTACGACGACGCGTGCTAGGAGGTCAGCGACCAGCAGGAACACCGCGCCGATCGCCGGGGCCACCAGCAGAACGCGGCGGTGGTCGCCGCCGACCAGGAGGCGGGCGACGTGTGGGACGACCAGGCCGACGAATCCGATGGCGCCGCATACGGATACGACGACTCCGGTGACGGCCGCGGTGAGCACGAACAGCGCACCCCGGAATCGATCGACCGACAGCCCCATCGACGTCGCAGCATCGTCGCCGAGCGCGAGCACGTTGAGGCGCGAGGCGCACAGCAGCAGGGCAGCTAGCCCGCCCCCAGCGACGATGCCCACCAGGGCGGTGGTCCGCCAGGTGGCCGCGGACATGCTGCCGAGCAGCCAAAACATCACGCTACGCGCGGTGTCGCCGCGGGGTTCGAGGAACACCAGCACGGTGGTGACCGCCGAAAATCCGTAGCCGAGCGCGGTCCCGGAGAGCACCAGCCGCAGCGGCGATAGGCGTCCGCTCGACTGTGCGATCGCGTATACCAGTACCGTGGCCGCGAGCGCCCCGAGGAACGCTGCCGCCGGCAGTGCGTAGCAGCCGAATACACCGAATGCGCCGAACAGCACAACCGCCGTGGCGCCGACCGAGGCCCCAGAAGAGACACCGAGCACGTACGGGTCGGCGAGCGCGTTGCGCGCCATGGCCTGTACCGCCACGCCGACGGCGGACAAGGCCGCGCCGACCAGTGTCGCGCTGAGCACCCGTGGGACGCGGGAGTCGATCACGATGCGGTATAGGGTCCCATCCCGAGCTGCGACGGTGCCGCCCGTCAGCTCGGCCCAGAGGAACCCGGCCGTGGACCGCCACGGCACGGCGACGGTGCCGAGTGCGACGCCGGCCCACATCGCCCCGAGGAGTGCGACCAGCAGCAGCGCGAGCGTCACCGCCACTCGCCGCGTCCCCGATATCCGCATGTGGTCTTACCGGCCCCCGGCGAACATCCGCAGCTCCGACACCCGGCTGGGATCCAGCGAGGGGCGAACGGTTTTGCGGGCTGCCTCCAGGTCGGCGGCGGTGACGTCGGCGGCGTCAAGACAACGCCGCATCGCGGCCAGCGCGGCTTCCCGCAGCAGTGCCGCACAGTCGGCAGCGCTGTACCCGTCGAGTTCGGCGGCCACGTCGGCGAGGTCGACGTCGGCGCTCAGCGGTATCGATTTCCC is a genomic window containing:
- a CDS encoding ABC transporter ATP-binding protein; protein product: MRVEYTGVDVAIDGLKIVREATLAADAGAFVGIVGPNGSGKSTLLRCLYRSLAPERGAVTVDAVDVRAVSLRENARRVAVVTQQAPFDIGFTAREVVATARLPHRDGPAADRAACTAALRAAGAEGLADRPFGTLSGGEAQRVLIARSFAQEPRVLVLDEPTNHLDVRHQLTVLRAARDLGVTVVAVLHDLNLAGQFCDRIHVLAAGEVVCSGTPREVLTVETLRRWFGVRAHVIEHPRLQVPQLIFDEEEWT
- a CDS encoding FecCD family ABC transporter permease is translated as MRISGTRRVAVTLALLLVALLGAMWAGVALGTVAVPWRSTAGFLWAELTGGTVAARDGTLYRIVIDSRVPRVLSATLVGAALSAVGVAVQAMARNALADPYVLGVSSGASVGATAVVLFGAFGVFGCYALPAAAFLGALAATVLVYAIAQSSGRLSPLRLVLSGTALGYGFSAVTTVLVFLEPRGDTARSVMFWLLGSMSAATWRTTALVGIVAGGGLAALLLCASRLNVLALGDDAATSMGLSVDRFRGALFVLTAAVTGVVVSVCGAIGFVGLVVPHVARLLVGGDHRRVLLVAPAIGAVFLLVADLLARVVVPPQELPIGAITAAVGVPLFVVLLRRKLAGAAGA
- a CDS encoding ABC transporter substrate-binding protein — encoded protein: MRRLLALLTVAVLSAGCGATIQEAASPTDARGTTVTNCGAPLTVPSPPNRAITNDTGITELLFALGLNDRMVGYTTYDGKHVDYQTSPWRSDFDHVRSLGTAFTREVIQAADPDLVFAGWNYGFNESTGVTPDWVNSIGAVPYQLTEACRQPGGTHRGIMPPLDALYTDLTNLGAIFGVADRAAKLVAQYRYRVAEVCAQVPPKRARVFVFDSASPAPFTAGGTATPQAIIDAAGGDNVFAGLHDSWVTTSWEAAAQHDPQVIVLVDYGLGPKNTPAAKIAQLRAQPLMASTTAVREGNFVPLPYAALVEGPRTPDSIETLAKYLRSKGY